The Chroogloeocystis siderophila 5.2 s.c.1 genome includes a region encoding these proteins:
- a CDS encoding MotA/TolQ/ExbB proton channel family protein, with translation MARVYDTLIAGGPVMLPLLGLSILTFACALERAWFWFQLLSKEDRIVHDVLAAARFDLMKAANIAQKAQFLPIGRFLFAPLKLTQPTPETFRLAMEAAGDKEFTQMRKGDKLLETVVALAPLLGLLGTVTGLIGTFNNLNIGGGGTTAEATRAAAGIGEALITTATGMIVAIIALIFFRVFVTLQSQQIDYFSDVGSELELIYRQTWYEPMFSSIGQNSTQGNE, from the coding sequence ATGGCTAGAGTATATGACACCTTAATTGCAGGTGGTCCGGTGATGTTGCCCTTGTTAGGGCTTTCTATTTTAACGTTTGCTTGTGCTTTGGAACGTGCTTGGTTTTGGTTTCAATTACTCAGTAAAGAAGATCGAATTGTTCATGATGTGTTAGCAGCAGCACGTTTTGATTTGATGAAAGCTGCGAATATAGCTCAAAAAGCTCAATTTTTACCAATTGGTCGTTTTTTATTTGCGCCTTTAAAGTTAACGCAGCCTACTCCTGAAACTTTTCGTTTGGCAATGGAAGCGGCGGGAGATAAAGAATTTACGCAAATGCGTAAAGGTGATAAATTATTAGAAACTGTCGTAGCGCTTGCGCCTTTATTAGGATTATTAGGCACAGTTACAGGTTTAATTGGTACGTTTAATAATTTAAATATTGGTGGCGGTGGAACAACTGCGGAAGCTACACGCGCAGCTGCGGGTATTGGTGAAGCCTTAATTACTACTGCTACGGGAATGATTGTGGCAATTATTGCGTTAATTTTTTTCCGAGTTTTCGTGACGTTACAATCTCAACAAATTGATTACTTTTCAGATGTGGGTAGTGAATTAGAACTCATCTATCGCCAAACTTGGTATGAACCGATGTTCAGTTCGATTGGACAAAATAGTACTCAGGGTAATGAGTAA